The Rhinolophus ferrumequinum isolate MPI-CBG mRhiFer1 chromosome 13 unlocalized genomic scaffold, mRhiFer1_v1.p Super_scaffold_3, whole genome shotgun sequence genome window below encodes:
- the BUB1 gene encoding mitotic checkpoint serine/threonine-protein kinase BUB1, whose translation MDDPENVFQMFEAHMQCYKGDDPLGEWESYMRWVEENFPENKEYLTTLLEHLMKEFLDKKRYHNDPRFINYCLKFAECNSDRHQFFEFLYNHGIGTLSSSLYVAWAEHLEGQGELQCASAVFRRGIQNQAEPGELLQQQYRLFQTRVTETHLPAQARTSEPLHNAQILNQTMTSKSNPGNDSACISKSQGSEVSGVPSSACDKEPNMEQRVIMISKSEYSAQPRLAARADVQQVVMYCKEKLIRGDSEFSFEELRAQKYNQRRKHEQWVNEDRHYMIRKEANAFEEQLLKEKMDELHKRLHQVTEPSRESLPASQHSPAKVNPACMGPSVSSQQEMNVPSLPVATLCTSRHLGERPREAPLEANAVTVTLVSPAVSQSVAPPVPLTAQPVTDSMFAATGEDARCVTQSTHEFKPHSGANMKEGCETLKVVNASSLHTTPNTSLGMVQATPSTVQPSPTVHTKEALGFIMNMFQVPTLPDISDDKDEWPSLDQNEDAFEAQFQKNPSSSGFWGVNKVISSLSSAFSVFEDGNKENYGLPQPKNKPTGARTFGERSVSRFSPKPKEVPYPEECLDDSTVWGIRCTKTLAPSPTSPRDFTAAARLASTPFQKLPVDAGHALEDKENVAATLCTHVTLDSCEENVGPSKDRKFSPVQEEGLAPAVPADACSVSLLHPRPPAAGGLLTREAERGLEACTLADTDLAAAGGPADASAGPQAEQTQTRPLGSGPAPDLTIVNPWDDELILKLLAGLSQPVRSRPDAFEWPRKLPAVKPKSEFQLGSLLVNVDRLLGEGAFAQVYEVTHGDVKDTNSKQKFILKVQKPANPWEFYIGTQLMERLKPSVRHLFIKFYSAHFFQDGSVLVGDLYSYGTLLNAINLYKNTPEKVMPQALVLSFAVSMLHMVEQVHSCEIIHGDIKPDNFILGSRFLEQDSEDDDLSAGLALIDLGQSIDMKLFPKGTTFTGKCETSGFQCTEMLSNKSWNYQIDYFGVAATVYCMLFGSYMKLKNEGGVWKPEGLFRRLPHLDMWDEFFHIMLNIPDCHHLPSLDLLRQKLKKVFQQHYANKIKTLRNRLIVLLLEYKRSRK comes from the exons AATGTTTGAGGCCCATATGCAGTGCTACAAGGGTGATGACCCACTTGGTGAATGGGAAAG TTACATGCGGTGGGTAGAAGAGAATTTTCCTGAGAATAAAGAATACTTGACAACTCTATTAGAACATTTAATGAAGGAATTCTTAGATAAGAAGCGATACCACAATGACCCAAGGTTCAtcaattattgtttaaaattt GCTGAGTGCAACAGTGACCGTCACCAGTTTTTTGAGTTTCTGTACAACCATGGGATTGGGACATTGTCTTCATCTCTATACGTGGCCTGGGCTGAGCACCTGGAGGGCCAGGGAGAGCTGCAATGCGCCAGCGCCGTCTTCCGGAGAGGAATTCAGAACCAGGCGGAACCTGGAGAGCTGCTGCAGCAACAGTACAG GTTATTTCAGACACGTGTCACCGAAACCCATTTGCCAGCTCAAG CTAGAACCTCAGAACCTCTGCATAATGCTCAGATTTTAAACCAAACGATGACATCAAAATCAAATCCAGGAAATGACTCAGCTTGCATTTCTAAGAGTCAG ggTTCAGAAGTTTCTGGAGTACCATCTTCAGCTTGTGACAAAGAGCCGAATAT GGAACAGCGAGTGATCATGATTTCTAAATCAGAATACTCCGCACAGCCCCGTCTGGCAGCCAGAGCTGACGTTCAGCAGGTTGTTATGTACTGCAAGGAGAAGCTCATTCGTGGAGACTCAGAATTCTCCTTTGAAGAGCTCAGAGCCCAAAAGTACAATCAACGGAGAAAGCATGAGCAGTGGG TAAACGAAGACAGACATTATATGATAAGGAAAGAAGCAAATGCCTTTGAAGAACagctattgaaagaaaaaatggatgaACTTCATAAGAGATTGCATCAAGTGACGGAGCCGTCCCGGGAGAGCCTGCCCGCTTCCCAGCACAGTCCTGCG AAGGTGAATCCAGCATGCATGGGGCCAAGTGTCAGCTCCCAGCAGGAAATGAACGTTCCGTCCCTGCCAGTGGCCACTCTGTGCACCTCACGGCACCTGGGAGAGAGGCCAAGAGAGGCACCTCTTGAGGCAAATGCTGTTACTGTCACGTTGGTGTCCCCAGCTGTCAGCCAGAGTGTCGCTCCTCCTGTTCCTTTGACAGCCCAGCCAGTGACAGATTCCATGTTTGCGGCGACTGGAGAAGATGCCAG ATGTGTGACTCAAAGTACTCATGAATTCAAGCCACACAGTGGGGCCAACATGAAAGAAG GGTGTGAAACACTTAAGGTTGTTAATGCAAGTTCTTTGCACACAACCCCAAACACGTCCCTGGGCATGGTCCAGGCGACGCCCTCCACAGTGCAGCCGTCGCCCACCGTGCACACAAAAGAAGCATTAG GTTTCATCATGAATATGTTCCAGGTTCCTACACTCCCTGACATTTCTGATGACAAAGATGAATGGCCATCTCTAGATCAAAATGAAGATGCGTTTGAAGCCCAGTTTCAAA AAAACCCCAGTTCTTCTGGGTTCTGGGGAGTCAATAAGGTTATCTCTTCTTTGTcatctgctttttctgtgtttgaagatgggaacaaagaaaattatGG GTTACCACAGCCTAAAAATAAACCCACAGGAGCCAGGACCTTTGGAGAGCGCTCTGTAAGCAGATTTTCTCCAAAGCCAAAG GAAGTACCTTATCCTGAGGAGTGTTTGGATGACTCTACCGTATGGGGCATCCGCTGCACCAAGACCCTGGCACCCAGTCCTACGAGCCCAAGAGACTTCACGGCTGCCGCTCGGCTCGCATCCACACCTTTCCAGAAACTTCCGGTGGATGCAGGACATGCTCTGGAAGACAAAG aaaatgtgGCAGCAACACTGTGTACCCATGTGACTTTGGATTCGTGTGAAGAAAATGTGGGACCCTCAAAAGACAGAAAGTTCAG TCCCGTTCAGGAGGAAGGTCTGGCACCAGCAGTCCCCGCAGATGCGTGTTCAGTGTCCTTGCTGCATCCTCGCCCACCAGCTGCAGGTGGCCTGCTGACCCGGGAGGCGGAGCGGGGCCTGGAGGCTTGTACACTCGCCGACACTGACCTTGCCGCTGCAGGGGGGCCGGCAGACGCCAGCGCTGGGCCCCAGGCAGAACAGACGCAGACTCGCCCACTTGGGAGTGGCCCTGCCCCAG ACCTCACTATTGTGAATCCATGGGATGATGAACTGATTCTCAAACTTTTAGCGGGGCTTTCTCAGCCAGTGCGATCCCGTCCAGATGCCTTTGAATGGCCGCGCAAACTTCCTGCTGTCAAGCCCAAGAGCGAGTTCCAGCTGG GTTCTCTGCTAGTCAACGTTGATCGTCTTCTTGGAGAAGGGGCTTTTGCCCAGGTCTATGAAGTTACCCACGGAGACGTGAAGGACACCAACAgtaaacagaagtttattctgAAG GTCCAGAAGCCCGCCAACCCCTGGGAATTCTACATTGGGACTCAGCTGATGGAGAGGCTGAAGCCCAGCGTGCGGCACCTGTTTATCAAGTTCTATTCTGCCCACTTCTTCCAGGACGGCAGCGTGCTGGTGGGAGACCTGTACAGCTATGGGACACTCCTG AATGCCATCAACCTCTATAAGAACACCCCTGAGAAGGTGATGCCTCAGGCTCTGGTGCTGTCCTTTGCTGTCAGCATGCTCCACATGGTGGAACAAGTCCACAGCTGTGAAATCATCCACGGGGACATTAAGCCAGACAACTTCATACTCGGGAGCAG ATTCTTGGAACAGGACAGCGAAGATGACGATTTATCTGCTGGCTTGGCACTGATTGACCTGGGTCAGAGTATAGATATGAAACTTTTCCCGAAAGGGACGACTTTTACAGGAAAGTGTGAAACCTCTGGTTTCCAGTGTACTGAGATGCTCAGTAACAAATCATGGAACTACCAG attGATTACTTTGGAGTTGCTGCAACAGTATACTGCATGCTTTTTGGCTCTTAcatgaaattgaaaaatgaagGCGGAGTCTGGAAGCCGGAAGGTCTCTTTAGAAG GCTTCCTCATTTGGATATGTGGGATGAATTTTTTCACATCATGTTGAATATACCAGACTGTCATCATCTTCCATCTTTGGATTTGTTAAGGCAAAAGCTAAAGAAAGTATTTCAACAACACTATGCAAACAAGATTAAGACCCTACGCAACAGGCTAATTGTACTGCTCTTAGAATACAAGCGTTCTCGAAAATGA